The Chitinophagales bacterium genomic interval AAAATGGAATGATCCATAACCATTGAATGCTGATCCGTTAACAATAGTGAACAGCATTATTTCAGCAGTAGATTCGTAACCTTTTTTGTTGCTGTGTTACATTGTCGTGATGCCCTGGTGATTGATATTTCACGCCATGATACAAATGCAAAACGTGATGCCGCTACCAATCAGTGCTGATTTCTTCCCTTCCGCTTTGTTTACCCGCTGCACAAGTCGCTTATTAATGGCGCAAAAGTCACAGCAGCAACTTACTTTCATTTTGCCTTGCGTTATAAGATTGCTGCAGGATAAATACCTTTCTTCGCTTCCTTCATTTTTTGCTGAACAACACCTGACTTTTGCAGCAGCGATGCAGCGCCAGTAACCTTCGTATGAAAAACAAAATTTGCGTATTGCTTATGCTGCTGGCAGGACAGCTTTCCGGCCAAAATAAAAAACCGGAAGACTATGGCTTCCGGCATCTGCAGATGGTATTCAGGACCGATACTGTTGACATACTGATAAAATCAGAAAAGGGTGAAGAAAATGTAAGGAAACCGCTTTTTCTTTTCTGCCAGGGCAGTCTGCCGCAACCATTGATTAAGCTGAGTGCTCAGGGAGTATATGGCGTTTACCCATTCTACACAGACAGTTTAGTTGCAGAATATCACCTTGCCATTATCAGCAAACCTTACATTCCGCTTATTGCTGATGTCAGAACACTTAACAGTGATATGACTTATAGGGACTCGACTACCGGAAGATTTCCCGCAGCGTACAGCGACAGAAATCACCTCGATTATTATGTTGACAGAAATAGTGCTGTAATTGACTACCTGCTGAAACAGGATTTTATTGACCATAAAAAATTAGTTGTCGCAGGCCATTCGGAGGGAAGTACAATCGCTGCGAAACTTGCATTGAAAAACAAAAAAGTGACACACCTGATTTACGCAAGCGGAAACCCGTTAGGCAGAATGCAGTCAATCATCAATCAAAGCCGGACCACTGAAACGGACACTGACAGCACGCGCTATGCAGAAAGTAATTTTGCATACTGG includes:
- a CDS encoding alpha/beta hydrolase fold domain-containing protein, coding for MKNKICVLLMLLAGQLSGQNKKPEDYGFRHLQMVFRTDTVDILIKSEKGEENVRKPLFLFCQGSLPQPLIKLSAQGVYGVYPFYTDSLVAEYHLAIISKPYIPLIADVRTLNSDMTYRDSTTGRFPAAYSDRNHLDYYVDRNSAVIDYLLKQDFIDHKKLVVAGHSEGSTIAAKLALKNKKVTHLIYASGNPLGRMQSIINQSRTTETDTDSTRYAESNFAYWQQVVTDKDNLDATHGDTYKATYDFSYPPINYLMQLKIPVLVCYGTKDIALPFNDYLRVEAIRQGKNNFTFKAYIGLEHNYFPLTETGQIDYDRFNWDTVADDWRKWAAIK